Proteins from one Candidatus Dependentiae bacterium genomic window:
- a CDS encoding aminoglycoside phosphotransferase family protein gives MFKKNIINLYGDFGQNWLSSIPELITKIEKLWNLSNLQIIPNLSYNYVANCEQNNQPVILKLFFDINNLQAELNALNAFAGNGCVKLINHDIKHKALLLQKIVPGISLKTFFPDQDEQAVKIISDVIQNLQSSAAPGQKKFPNIYDSLKILDKSWNLPEQYLVKARKLSEKLVATNSKQVLLHGDLHHENILLNDKNKWVAIDPKGVIGALSLEPATAICNPIPELLEFSNAKNIIQKRIYLFAQYLNLDSKEIFDWSYVQAVLCACWSIEDNIDAIYFVKFLEILESINF, from the coding sequence ATGTTTAAAAAAAATATTATTAATTTATATGGTGATTTTGGTCAAAATTGGCTTTCTTCTATTCCTGAATTAATTACTAAAATAGAAAAACTTTGGAATTTATCGAACTTACAAATTATACCAAATTTATCTTATAACTATGTTGCGAATTGTGAACAAAATAACCAACCGGTTATATTAAAACTTTTTTTTGATATAAATAATCTACAAGCAGAGCTTAATGCCTTAAATGCTTTTGCCGGAAATGGTTGCGTAAAATTAATTAATCATGATATTAAACATAAAGCATTACTTTTACAAAAAATAGTCCCCGGAATAAGTTTAAAAACTTTTTTTCCCGATCAAGACGAACAGGCTGTCAAAATAATAAGCGATGTAATCCAAAATCTTCAATCATCAGCAGCGCCGGGCCAAAAGAAATTCCCCAATATTTATGACTCTTTAAAAATATTGGATAAAAGTTGGAATCTCCCTGAACAATATCTTGTAAAAGCTCGCAAATTGAGTGAAAAATTAGTTGCCACAAATTCCAAACAAGTTTTATTGCATGGAGATTTGCATCATGAAAATATTCTTTTAAACGATAAAAATAAATGGGTCGCAATTGATCCAAAAGGCGTAATTGGCGCTTTATCACTTGAACCCGCTACCGCAATTTGTAATCCAATTCCGGAATTATTGGAATTTTCCAATGCAAAAAATATAATTCAAAAAAGAATATATTTGTTTGCTCAATATCTTAATCTTGATAGTAAAGAAATTTTTGATTGGTCATATGTTCAAGCCGTTTTATGTGCCTGCTGGTCAATAGAAGATAATATCGATGCAATATATTTTGTTAAGTTTTTAGAAATACTTGAAAGTATAAATTTCTGA
- a CDS encoding sodium:solute symporter family protein encodes MNSIFITLFIGLGVVYLILGLVFSRGIKNLKDYFLAGRKLGIWGLTSTLVGTQIGGGLVLGTAAESYKYGFYGIFYSLGICLGFLLLGLGFAYKLRAFEISTVAEIFEVFYGSKFLKKLASLISAISLCGILAAQVLALKSLLFGLGITSNTVVILTWAFLVIYTMIGGLKAVVASDLFQVFIILSVITGLFFYSFSANNFSIMDLKNLFFNKELFSTQDLKFNSLFAILVVPILFSLIEQDLAQKFFAAKTKFVASISALISFVIVLLFSFIPVYFGSMAKYSGLDVASGSSPFIVFISNNFGSLVLALVACAVSAAITSTSNSLLTAISSNLSQDFDFKFFKSKLFQSKVITFLIGLLALVLGLTSKNIIDTIIISYDFMLSALFVPLFFVFFKKNFNKLSAYLSIILGALSFVVLKIYPINFPAEIITLSISLIGYVLGYLFKTKKIIN; translated from the coding sequence ATGAATAGTATTTTTATAACTTTATTTATTGGATTGGGTGTAGTTTATTTAATATTGGGACTTGTTTTTTCCAGAGGTATAAAAAATCTAAAAGATTATTTTTTAGCCGGTAGAAAACTTGGAATATGGGGATTAACTTCTACCTTAGTTGGAACGCAAATTGGTGGTGGGCTTGTTTTGGGAACTGCTGCCGAAAGTTACAAATATGGCTTTTATGGAATTTTTTATTCTTTAGGAATTTGTTTGGGTTTTTTACTTTTAGGGCTTGGATTTGCGTACAAGTTAAGAGCTTTTGAAATATCAACTGTAGCTGAAATATTTGAAGTTTTTTATGGGTCTAAGTTTTTAAAAAAATTAGCATCTTTAATTTCAGCAATATCTTTATGTGGAATTTTGGCGGCTCAAGTTTTGGCTTTAAAGAGTTTGCTTTTTGGACTTGGAATAACAAGTAATACAGTTGTAATATTAACTTGGGCTTTTTTAGTAATTTATACAATGATTGGTGGCTTAAAGGCTGTGGTAGCAAGTGATCTTTTTCAGGTTTTTATAATATTGTCTGTTATTACCGGTTTGTTCTTTTATAGTTTTAGCGCAAATAATTTTTCCATAATGGATTTAAAGAATCTTTTCTTTAATAAAGAATTATTTTCAACGCAAGATTTAAAATTTAATTCTCTTTTTGCAATATTGGTTGTACCGATACTATTCTCTTTAATAGAACAAGATTTGGCACAGAAATTTTTTGCGGCAAAGACCAAATTTGTTGCTTCAATTTCAGCACTAATATCTTTTGTAATAGTTTTATTATTTTCTTTTATACCTGTTTATTTTGGATCTATGGCTAAATATTCAGGGTTGGATGTAGCTTCAGGTTCAAGTCCATTTATAGTTTTTATTTCGAATAATTTTGGCAGTTTAGTTTTGGCATTGGTTGCTTGTGCCGTAAGTGCTGCAATTACTTCAACTTCAAATTCATTACTTACAGCTATCAGCTCGAATTTATCTCAAGATTTTGATTTTAAATTTTTTAAAAGCAAATTATTTCAATCTAAAGTTATAACATTTTTAATTGGTTTATTGGCGCTTGTTTTGGGATTAACGTCTAAAAATATAATAGACACAATAATAATAAGTTATGATTTCATGTTAAGTGCTCTATTTGTACCGTTATTTTTTGTGTTTTTCAAAAAGAATTTTAATAAATTATCTGCTTATTTAAGTATAATTTTAGGGGCTTTAAGTTTTGTAGTTTTAAAAATTTATCCAATAAATTTTCCTGCAGAAATTATAACTTTATCCATATCTTTGATAGGCTATGTTTTAGGATATTTATTTAAAACAAAAAAAATTATTAATTAA
- the hutH gene encoding histidine ammonia-lyase, producing MHKKNKISFLFLTTLVVSSIFAQNSVVTINGDNLNFDNVIDVARNNAKVELSQDAKNRIFKTRQYVEDLVNQEKVVYGLTTGFGFLGNVSINKDQATDLQSNLIRSHSAGVGSPLSQEIVRAAILLRINTFAKGFSGIRLSTVEKLIELLNKNIYPYVPEKGSVGASGDLVPLSHIALVLIGEGEVFLNGKRYDTADVLKELNFEPISLTSKEGLALNNGTPVLTAIAALSLYDAKKLVKNAQITAAASMEALRARTSPFNPKLHFARPHDGQIKCAENIRRLIDGSNLVNSNTKKVQDAYSIRCFPQVMGASMDAVNYVEKILLTEMNSATDNPLIFEEGAVSGGNFHGQPIALAMDFFAIAVSEIADISERRVARIVDPNLNDNLPAFLVNSSGLNSGFMIPQYTAAALVSENKILAHPASVDSIPTCANQEDHVSMGSIASRKALSVLNNTYSVIAIELYNAIQALDFRENKPGKAISIVKDLVREKVEFVSDDRIMYKDMAIIEQMLRDGEIIKAVEKEIGEINA from the coding sequence ATGCATAAAAAGAATAAAATATCTTTTTTATTTTTAACAACATTAGTCGTTTCATCAATTTTCGCACAAAATTCAGTTGTAACAATAAATGGAGATAATTTAAATTTTGACAATGTAATAGATGTAGCAAGAAACAATGCCAAAGTAGAATTATCACAAGATGCAAAAAATAGAATTTTTAAAACACGCCAATATGTTGAAGATTTGGTAAATCAAGAAAAAGTTGTTTATGGTCTTACAACAGGGTTTGGTTTTTTAGGAAATGTTTCAATAAATAAAGATCAAGCAACAGATTTACAATCAAATTTAATTAGAAGCCATTCTGCAGGAGTTGGAAGCCCTCTATCTCAAGAAATAGTTAGAGCTGCAATTTTATTAAGAATTAATACATTTGCAAAAGGCTTTTCAGGAATTAGACTTTCTACAGTTGAAAAACTAATCGAACTTTTAAATAAAAATATTTATCCATATGTTCCGGAAAAGGGTTCTGTCGGAGCCAGCGGTGATTTAGTACCACTATCACATATAGCATTGGTATTAATTGGTGAAGGTGAAGTATTTTTAAATGGCAAAAGATATGATACAGCTGATGTATTAAAAGAATTAAATTTTGAACCTATTTCATTAACATCTAAAGAAGGTTTAGCTCTTAATAATGGCACACCGGTTTTAACGGCAATTGCAGCATTATCTTTATATGATGCAAAAAAATTAGTAAAAAATGCACAAATAACAGCTGCTGCAAGCATGGAAGCATTAAGAGCACGTACAAGTCCATTTAATCCAAAATTACATTTTGCAAGACCTCATGATGGACAAATAAAATGTGCAGAAAATATAAGACGTCTCATAGATGGAAGTAATTTAGTTAATTCAAATACTAAAAAAGTACAAGATGCCTACAGTATAAGATGTTTTCCACAAGTTATGGGTGCATCAATGGATGCTGTAAATTACGTTGAAAAAATTCTTTTAACAGAAATGAATTCAGCCACAGACAATCCTTTGATTTTTGAAGAAGGCGCAGTATCGGGTGGAAACTTTCACGGACAACCAATAGCATTGGCTATGGATTTTTTTGCTATAGCGGTATCTGAAATTGCAGATATTTCTGAAAGAAGAGTTGCTCGTATTGTTGATCCAAATTTAAATGATAATTTACCTGCATTTTTAGTTAACTCCAGTGGATTAAACTCCGGATTCATGATACCTCAATATACAGCAGCAGCATTGGTTTCTGAAAATAAAATTTTAGCACATCCTGCATCTGTTGATTCAATACCAACTTGCGCAAATCAAGAAGATCACGTAAGTATGGGATCAATTGCATCCAGAAAAGCTTTAAGTGTTTTAAATAATACTTACTCGGTAATAGCAATTGAATTATACAATGCAATACAAGCCTTGGATTTTAGAGAAAATAAACCGGGAAAAGCCATTTCAATTGTTAAAGATTTGGTTCGCGAAAAAGTTGAATTTGTATCTGATGATAGAATTATGTACAAAGATATGGCAATTATTGAACAAATGCTAAGAGATGGCGAAATAATAAAAGCTGTAGAAAAAGAAATTGGTGAAATTAACGCTTAA